A window of the Rhodoferax sp. GW822-FHT02A01 genome harbors these coding sequences:
- the lptA gene encoding lipopolysaccharide transport periplasmic protein LptA, whose translation MKKHILFSLVIATLLFAAGGVRAEKADQKKPMNIEADALRYDDLKQVSVFTGKVVLTKGTIVIRADRLDVRQDPDGYQFGVATGSADKLAFYRQKREALDEFIEGEGETITYDGKADTVTFTGKAQLRRLRGATLADEITGGVIVYENLTDLFTVDGAANTKGPTGALGTGRVRVMLTPKPEASAPAPAATPLPLKPSATLGGAAK comes from the coding sequence ATGAAAAAACACATTCTTTTCTCGTTGGTGATTGCTACGCTGCTGTTTGCAGCCGGTGGCGTGCGCGCCGAAAAAGCCGACCAGAAAAAGCCCATGAACATCGAGGCCGACGCGCTGCGCTATGACGACCTCAAGCAGGTCAGCGTATTCACCGGCAAGGTTGTGCTGACCAAGGGAACCATCGTGATCCGCGCAGATCGGCTGGATGTGCGCCAGGATCCTGACGGATATCAATTTGGCGTTGCCACCGGTTCCGCAGACAAGCTGGCCTTCTACCGGCAGAAGCGCGAAGCCTTGGACGAGTTCATCGAGGGGGAGGGCGAAACCATCACCTATGACGGCAAGGCCGATACCGTGACCTTCACCGGCAAGGCGCAGTTGCGCCGACTGCGTGGCGCCACGTTGGCCGATGAAATCACCGGCGGTGTCATCGTTTATGAAAATCTCACCGACCTGTTTACGGTCGATGGTGCCGCCAACACCAAGGGACCGACAGGCGCCCTGGGAACCGGTCGCGTGCGGGTCATGCTGACCCCCAAGCCCGAAGCCAGTGCTCCGGCGCCTGCCGCAACCCCGTTGCCGCTCAAACCATCCGCGACCCTGGGGGGGGCCGCCAAGTGA